Proteins co-encoded in one Christiangramia fulva genomic window:
- a CDS encoding DUF2147 domain-containing protein — protein sequence MKNILTYLFCMGFLCFSLNAQDVTGKWKNFNSDGKVNSIIKVYKKDGKIYGKVVKIMKEEDRDRVCTKCDGELKNKPIEGMVIMRGLHKEGDKYVGGHIVDPKKGKEYRCKIWLKENNPDLLKVRGYLAFFYKTKTWERVE from the coding sequence ATGAAAAATATCTTAACCTACTTATTTTGCATGGGATTTCTATGCTTTTCTTTAAATGCGCAGGACGTTACCGGTAAATGGAAAAACTTCAATAGTGACGGTAAAGTCAACTCCATAATAAAAGTCTATAAAAAAGATGGTAAGATTTACGGCAAAGTGGTGAAAATAATGAAGGAAGAAGATCGCGACCGTGTATGTACAAAATGTGATGGAGAGCTTAAGAATAAACCTATAGAAGGAATGGTGATCATGAGAGGGCTCCATAAAGAGGGTGATAAATATGTTGGAGGTCATATCGTTGATCCTAAAAAGGGCAAAGAATACCGATGTAAAATCTGGCTAAAAGAAAATAACCCCGATCTTCTTAAAGTAAGAGGATACCTCGCATTCTTCTATAAAACCAAAACCTGGGAAAGAGTAGAGTAA
- a CDS encoding chalcone isomerase family protein, translating into MKITCFILFAFLGMGISMAQTTIAGVTLPQKETFQNHELVLNGAGVREKLWIDLYAGGLYLSQKSSNAEEILSANEPMSIKLHIVSKLISSKKMIEAVDEGFQHSTGGNTRALDPKIEKFKSFFMEEIKKNDVFDIVYLPSSGVTVYKNGAEKGKISGMDFKKALFGIWLSNHPADDDLKKAMLGK; encoded by the coding sequence ATGAAAATAACTTGCTTTATTTTATTCGCTTTTCTTGGAATGGGCATTTCTATGGCTCAAACCACTATTGCAGGCGTAACCTTACCTCAAAAGGAAACTTTCCAGAATCATGAGTTGGTTCTTAACGGCGCCGGAGTTCGGGAGAAATTATGGATAGACCTTTATGCCGGAGGATTATACCTTTCCCAAAAATCATCTAATGCCGAAGAGATCCTTTCGGCTAATGAACCTATGTCCATCAAACTTCATATTGTTTCAAAGCTTATTTCCAGTAAAAAAATGATAGAAGCGGTAGACGAGGGTTTTCAGCATTCTACAGGAGGAAATACCAGGGCGCTGGACCCAAAAATTGAAAAATTTAAAAGTTTTTTTATGGAGGAGATAAAGAAAAATGACGTTTTTGACATTGTTTACCTTCCTTCTTCAGGTGTGACAGTTTATAAGAATGGTGCAGAAAAAGGGAAAATTTCTGGAATGGACTTTAAAAAGGCGCTTTTTGGAATCTGGTTATCTAATCATCCAGCAGATGACGACCTCAAAAAAGCTATGCTCGGAAAATAA
- a CDS encoding YihY/virulence factor BrkB family protein, whose translation MSLKEAIKSRIQSISNWWKRKTKQIVLPGLEGLSLHDLWVIYTGGIIKGTFSTRASSIAFSFFMAIFPFLLFVLNLIPYITFIEDFQLEFLVFIDNLLPPETSDFFGAIFEDIAKNPRGGLLSFSFILSIFLMTNGVNAIFTGFEFSYHTKTNRSIIRQYVVAIGVSLVLALLLLISVILVVFLEYAIDDISGNSLLSQDTIEASIIQYCAFIVLVYIAVAILYYSGTREARQAKFFSVGALFTTILIVITTVLFSIYITNFSSYNELYGSIGALLILMFYIWLNSNVLLLGFELNASLIKLKKKFK comes from the coding sequence ATGTCTCTAAAAGAGGCGATAAAATCAAGAATCCAAAGTATATCCAATTGGTGGAAACGCAAAACCAAACAAATTGTCCTGCCGGGTCTTGAAGGATTATCCCTGCACGATTTATGGGTGATTTACACAGGGGGAATCATAAAAGGAACTTTCTCCACAAGAGCAAGCTCTATTGCTTTTTCCTTCTTTATGGCAATATTTCCGTTCTTGTTATTCGTGCTAAACCTGATCCCGTATATCACCTTTATTGAAGATTTTCAGTTAGAATTTCTTGTTTTTATCGATAATCTCCTGCCGCCGGAAACATCCGATTTTTTTGGGGCCATTTTTGAAGATATTGCAAAGAATCCACGTGGTGGCCTGCTTTCCTTTTCGTTTATTCTCTCTATTTTCTTGATGACTAACGGCGTAAACGCTATTTTTACAGGCTTTGAATTCAGTTATCATACAAAAACCAATAGATCTATTATTCGTCAATATGTCGTCGCTATTGGTGTTTCCCTGGTGCTGGCACTGTTATTGCTCATTTCTGTAATACTGGTGGTTTTTCTGGAGTATGCGATAGATGATATTTCAGGGAATAGTTTACTAAGTCAGGATACTATAGAAGCATCTATTATTCAGTACTGTGCTTTTATTGTGCTCGTTTACATCGCTGTGGCAATCCTTTATTATTCTGGAACGCGGGAAGCCAGGCAGGCGAAGTTTTTTTCGGTTGGAGCTTTGTTCACAACTATTCTGATTGTAATTACCACAGTTTTGTTCAGTATATATATTACCAATTTTTCAAGTTATAATGAGCTATACGGGTCTATTGGAGCACTGCTGATACTGATGTTCTATATCTGGCTGAATTCTAACGTGTTATTGTTGGGATTTGAATTAAATGCCTCTCTTATTAAACTGAAGAAAAAATTTAAATAA
- the nadC gene encoding carboxylating nicotinate-nucleotide diphosphorylase: MISSEQFDKEIELIIKNALREDIGEGDHSSLACIPENARGKAKLLVKDKGILAGVEFAEKVFKYLDSDLRFKKEISDGTYVKYGDVAFYLEGRSQSILKAERTVLNAMQRMSAIATKTSEFVKKLEGTKTKILDTRKTTPGIRALEKWAVKIGGGENHRFALYDMIMLKDNHIDFAGGITQAIEKTKAYLKEKNLNLKIIVEARDLEEISEILESDGIHRILIDNFSFIDTRKAVELIDGRCQTEASGGITLETARSYAECGVDFISSGALTHSVYNLDLSLKAV, encoded by the coding sequence ATGATCTCATCGGAACAATTTGATAAAGAAATTGAATTAATCATAAAAAATGCGCTGCGGGAAGATATAGGCGAAGGCGACCACAGCTCCCTGGCCTGTATTCCTGAAAATGCCAGGGGAAAGGCAAAATTGCTTGTAAAAGATAAAGGCATCCTTGCCGGAGTTGAATTCGCTGAAAAAGTTTTTAAGTACCTTGACAGCGACCTGAGATTTAAAAAAGAGATCAGCGATGGTACGTATGTGAAGTATGGAGATGTTGCTTTTTATTTGGAAGGACGATCACAAAGCATTTTAAAAGCTGAGCGAACGGTTCTCAATGCCATGCAGCGTATGAGTGCGATTGCTACCAAAACTTCAGAATTTGTAAAAAAACTGGAAGGAACGAAAACCAAGATCCTGGATACCAGAAAGACCACCCCGGGGATTCGTGCATTAGAAAAATGGGCAGTGAAAATTGGTGGAGGAGAGAACCACCGTTTTGCTTTGTACGATATGATCATGCTCAAAGACAATCACATCGATTTTGCCGGTGGGATCACTCAGGCCATTGAAAAAACCAAAGCTTATTTAAAAGAAAAAAATCTAAACCTCAAAATTATTGTTGAAGCCAGAGATTTGGAAGAAATAAGTGAAATTTTAGAATCTGATGGAATACATCGCATTCTTATAGATAATTTCAGTTTTATAGATACCCGTAAAGCCGTTGAACTTATAGATGGAAGATGTCAAACCGAAGCCAGTGGCGGGATTACCCTCGAAACTGCCAGAAGCTACGCCGAATGTGGTGTCGATTTTATTTCGAGTGGTGCACTAACGCATTCGGTTTATAATCTTGATCTTAGCCTAAAAGCTGTGTAA
- the rlmH gene encoding 23S rRNA (pseudouridine(1915)-N(3))-methyltransferase RlmH: protein MTIKLVCIGKTDNQELDNLLKIYSDRLQHYIKFEIDIIPDLKKTKNLNENQQKQKEGQLLLPGFENSDFVVLLDEKGKQYTSEEFSAYLQKRMNTGLKRLIFVIGGPYGFSDEVYTRANAKISLSKMTFSHQMVRLFFTEQLYRAFTILKNEPYHHR from the coding sequence ATGACCATAAAATTAGTCTGTATAGGAAAGACCGATAATCAAGAACTTGACAACCTCCTTAAAATTTATTCTGATCGGCTTCAGCATTATATAAAATTTGAAATTGATATCATTCCCGATCTAAAGAAAACGAAAAATTTAAATGAAAATCAGCAGAAACAAAAGGAAGGACAATTGTTACTTCCGGGTTTTGAGAATTCAGATTTTGTAGTTTTGCTTGATGAAAAAGGAAAACAATACACATCGGAAGAATTTTCAGCTTACCTTCAAAAAAGAATGAATACAGGCCTGAAACGGCTTATTTTCGTCATTGGCGGGCCCTACGGATTTTCAGATGAAGTCTACACCCGGGCGAATGCAAAGATTTCGCTTTCAAAAATGACATTTTCGCACCAGATGGTCAGGCTTTTTTTTACCGAACAACTCTACCGCGCGTTTACCATTCTTAAAAATGAACCCTATCACCACAGATAA
- a CDS encoding non-canonical purine NTP diphosphatase translates to MKLVFATHNPNKFREIKSILPKHIKLLSLDDIGCEEDIEETAATIEGNAKLKADYVKENYGYDCFADDTGLEVEALNGAPGVYSARYAGEPKSDEANLNKLLKEMENISNRKARFKTVISLRLGKNHYSFPGICEGEILTGKRGEKGFGYDPVFQPEKHKKSFAEMNLEEKSEISHRARAFKKLIDFLKDQE, encoded by the coding sequence ATGAAATTAGTTTTTGCAACGCATAATCCCAATAAATTCCGGGAAATAAAAAGCATCCTTCCCAAACATATCAAACTACTTTCACTGGATGATATTGGCTGCGAAGAAGATATTGAAGAAACCGCGGCGACCATTGAAGGAAATGCGAAGCTTAAAGCCGATTATGTGAAAGAAAATTACGGTTACGATTGTTTTGCAGATGATACAGGACTTGAAGTTGAGGCTTTGAACGGAGCTCCAGGTGTTTATTCTGCCAGGTACGCCGGCGAACCCAAAAGCGACGAAGCCAACCTGAACAAACTCCTGAAAGAAATGGAAAATATTTCTAATCGTAAAGCCAGGTTCAAAACGGTAATTTCCTTACGACTTGGCAAAAATCACTACAGTTTTCCGGGTATTTGTGAAGGTGAAATTTTAACCGGAAAACGGGGGGAAAAAGGTTTTGGTTATGATCCTGTTTTTCAACCAGAAAAACATAAAAAAAGCTTTGCCGAGATGAATTTGGAAGAAAAATCGGAAATCAGCCACCGTGCAAGGGCATTCAAAAAACTTATTGATTTTCTGAAAGACCAGGAATAA
- a CDS encoding DEAD/DEAH box helicase has protein sequence MNQFEELGLDQQVLQAIADMGFETPSEVQEKTIPILLDQETDLVALAQTGTGKTAAFGFPLIQKISSESRKTQALILSPTRELCLQITNELKNYSKYKKSLQVVAVYGGASITDQSKQLQRGAQIIVATPGRMQDMIRRNLADISNIDYCILDEADEMLNMGFYEDIKSILSHTPNTKKTWLFSATMPKEVAKIASKFMKNPVEITVGSKNMGTDNVSHEYYLVNHRYRYDALKRLADANPDIFSVIFCRTKRDTQKVAEKLIEDGYNAAALHGDLSQNQRDLVMKSFRTRQIQMLVATDVAARGIDVDDITHVINYQLPDEIETYTHRSGRTGRAGKTGTSMVIISKSEVRKIKTIEKMIQQQFVQKQIPGGKEICKTQLFHLASDIKKTEINHDIDPYLPSIMDVLEGFSKEELIKKVFSVEFTRFYNYYKNAPELGSDITASKQSSDGSTRYFLGLGSKDGFDWKSLKDFLKEQLNLERDDVYKVDVKGSFSFFNTDDRLANHVLESFQNFNYQGRDVTIEITKEQSKERSPRRKFSKYSDSDGFGGKKSGRRTRGRDGKKNGRKVSHGKNIENSIKRRRSKK, from the coding sequence ATGAACCAATTCGAGGAACTTGGTCTGGACCAACAGGTTTTACAGGCCATAGCTGACATGGGTTTTGAAACCCCCAGCGAAGTACAGGAAAAAACAATCCCAATTTTATTAGATCAGGAGACCGATCTTGTGGCTCTTGCCCAGACCGGAACAGGAAAAACCGCTGCATTCGGATTTCCATTAATTCAGAAAATTTCTTCTGAATCCCGGAAAACACAGGCGTTAATCCTTTCTCCCACACGAGAGCTCTGTCTTCAAATCACCAATGAGCTGAAGAACTATTCCAAATACAAAAAATCACTTCAGGTGGTGGCTGTATATGGAGGAGCGAGCATTACCGATCAGTCCAAACAGCTTCAAAGAGGCGCACAGATCATTGTGGCTACTCCGGGAAGGATGCAGGATATGATAAGAAGAAATCTGGCCGATATATCGAATATCGATTATTGTATTCTTGATGAAGCCGATGAAATGCTGAATATGGGCTTTTATGAAGATATCAAATCGATACTTTCGCATACGCCAAATACCAAAAAAACCTGGCTTTTTTCTGCGACCATGCCAAAAGAGGTCGCTAAAATCGCCTCTAAATTCATGAAAAATCCGGTAGAAATAACCGTGGGCTCTAAAAATATGGGTACCGATAATGTTTCTCATGAATATTACCTGGTAAACCATCGTTATCGTTACGATGCCCTTAAAAGACTGGCCGACGCGAATCCCGATATATTTTCGGTGATCTTCTGCCGCACAAAAAGAGATACTCAAAAAGTTGCCGAAAAACTTATTGAAGATGGCTACAATGCAGCTGCACTTCATGGGGATTTAAGTCAGAACCAGCGTGACCTGGTAATGAAGAGTTTCCGTACAAGACAAATCCAGATGCTGGTAGCGACTGATGTTGCTGCGCGAGGAATTGACGTTGATGATATCACTCACGTGATAAATTATCAGCTTCCCGATGAAATTGAAACTTACACCCACCGTAGCGGACGTACGGGACGCGCCGGAAAAACCGGGACTTCCATGGTGATCATCTCCAAAAGTGAGGTCAGGAAGATTAAAACCATCGAAAAGATGATTCAGCAGCAATTTGTACAAAAACAAATTCCTGGTGGAAAAGAGATCTGCAAGACTCAGCTTTTCCACCTGGCCAGCGACATAAAGAAAACCGAGATCAACCATGATATCGATCCATATTTGCCTTCCATAATGGATGTTCTTGAAGGTTTTTCAAAAGAAGAGCTGATCAAAAAAGTTTTTTCGGTTGAATTCACACGTTTTTATAATTACTATAAAAATGCTCCTGAACTTGGTTCTGATATTACCGCGTCCAAACAATCTTCAGATGGTTCTACACGTTACTTCCTGGGCTTGGGCTCAAAAGACGGTTTTGACTGGAAAAGCCTTAAAGATTTCCTGAAAGAACAATTGAACCTGGAACGCGATGATGTTTATAAGGTAGATGTTAAAGGCAGTTTTTCATTCTTTAATACCGATGACCGCCTTGCGAACCATGTACTGGAAAGTTTTCAGAATTTCAATTACCAGGGTCGTGATGTGACTATTGAAATCACCAAAGAACAGAGCAAAGAAAGATCACCAAGAAGAAAATTCAGTAAATATTCAGATTCTGATGGCTTTGGAGGTAAGAAATCTGGCCGAAGAACAAGGGGACGTGATGGAAAGAAAAACGGTCGCAAAGTGAGTCACGGTAAAAACATCGAGAATTCAATAAAACGAAGAAGATCTAAGAAATAG
- a CDS encoding carboxypeptidase-like regulatory domain-containing protein encodes MKRNLFILFLMISGVSFAQQTIKGTVMNAANDQPLENVNIVNLNQVVGAITDEEGNFKIKAEVNDTLYFSYLGFRSIRVRVTNDWLKYGNVKVKMTEIGMALEEVTLNSVKLTGYLEIDAKNIPIYDNHRYSISGLNTGYEGGDHSPGAVTKTLRSLSNPADLVYNIFGKRPRQMRKLRQMKDDENIRDLLRRKFDRETLMALLQVNRSEIEEILNHCNYSKDFMKTANDLQILDAINGCYEEYKALQKN; translated from the coding sequence ATGAAAAGAAACCTATTTATACTATTCCTTATGATTTCCGGAGTGTCGTTTGCCCAGCAAACCATAAAGGGAACTGTGATGAACGCCGCCAATGATCAGCCTCTCGAAAATGTGAATATCGTGAATCTTAATCAGGTGGTGGGAGCTATTACTGATGAAGAAGGAAATTTTAAAATTAAAGCCGAGGTAAATGATACGTTATATTTCTCTTATCTCGGTTTTCGTTCCATTCGTGTTCGCGTGACCAACGACTGGCTTAAGTACGGCAACGTAAAGGTTAAAATGACCGAAATAGGCATGGCTTTGGAAGAAGTTACCCTGAATTCGGTAAAACTTACGGGTTACCTGGAGATCGATGCGAAAAATATTCCTATCTACGACAATCACAGGTATAGTATTTCGGGTTTAAATACTGGTTATGAAGGTGGCGACCACTCTCCGGGCGCGGTGACAAAAACACTTCGATCCTTATCAAATCCGGCTGATTTGGTCTATAATATCTTCGGAAAACGGCCCAGGCAGATGCGAAAATTGAGGCAGATGAAAGATGATGAAAATATCCGTGATCTACTGCGCAGAAAATTCGACCGTGAAACACTGATGGCTTTATTACAGGTCAATCGATCAGAAATCGAAGAGATTTTAAATCACTGCAACTACTCAAAAGATTTTATGAAAACGGCCAATGATCTTCAGATCCTGGATGCCATCAATGGCTGTTACGAAGAATATAAAGCTCTTCAAAAAAATTAG
- a CDS encoding SRPBCC family protein, which produces MTLFFYIIIAIITFFAFLHAWAKKEYDINRTIVINKPREEVFNFVRQLKNQPYWIPWFKRDPDAIKKYKGIDGKIDSSFYWKGNSKAGEGIQKIVKAKQGRVLETKILFIKPIKVNALTYIGVKEIEPEKTKMVWGARGALAFPLTIISLFYTPEKALGENFETGLKNLKQILESR; this is translated from the coding sequence ATGACGCTGTTTTTTTATATCATTATCGCAATCATCACATTTTTTGCCTTTCTGCACGCCTGGGCAAAGAAAGAATATGACATAAACCGAACCATCGTAATCAATAAACCTCGTGAAGAGGTATTTAATTTTGTAAGGCAGTTAAAGAATCAGCCCTACTGGATTCCCTGGTTTAAAAGGGATCCTGATGCGATTAAAAAATATAAGGGTATTGACGGGAAAATAGATTCCAGTTTTTACTGGAAAGGGAACAGTAAAGCCGGTGAAGGAATTCAGAAAATTGTAAAAGCAAAACAGGGCAGGGTACTGGAAACCAAGATACTATTTATAAAACCTATAAAAGTAAATGCCCTCACTTATATTGGTGTAAAGGAAATTGAGCCCGAAAAGACCAAAATGGTATGGGGAGCGCGGGGAGCTCTGGCATTTCCACTAACTATAATAAGTCTTTTTTATACTCCTGAAAAAGCCCTGGGAGAAAATTTTGAAACCGGATTGAAAAACCTGAAGCAGATTCTTGAATCCCGCTAA
- a CDS encoding TrmH family RNA methyltransferase — protein sequence MTNTKVLEYLLEYLTPRRRQLFDKVLAQRTNYLTVATQDVYQLHNTSAVLRSCDVFGIQNIHIIEERFPKRIDKQIAMGAQKWVDVNRYKTAKECISALRNKGYSIVATSPHEKSMTPEDFSFDQPTALFFGTEKEGLSEEILTEADRTLHIPMVGFTESLNISVSAAIILHVLTEKLRKSEKRWQLSDEEKLELKMEWTKKSIKNSDQIIERFLNQ from the coding sequence ATGACAAATACAAAAGTTTTAGAGTACCTTCTGGAATACCTTACTCCACGGCGCCGACAGCTTTTTGACAAAGTGCTGGCGCAAAGAACTAATTATCTTACAGTTGCTACTCAGGATGTGTATCAGCTGCATAATACCAGTGCCGTCCTACGGAGCTGTGATGTGTTCGGAATTCAAAACATTCATATCATAGAAGAGCGTTTTCCCAAGCGTATCGACAAGCAAATCGCGATGGGTGCTCAAAAATGGGTTGATGTGAACAGGTATAAAACTGCAAAAGAATGCATTTCTGCACTTCGGAATAAAGGATATAGTATTGTTGCGACGAGTCCGCATGAGAAGTCCATGACTCCTGAAGATTTTTCATTTGATCAGCCAACCGCTTTATTTTTTGGTACCGAAAAAGAGGGCTTATCAGAAGAAATACTCACAGAAGCCGATAGAACCTTACATATTCCCATGGTTGGATTTACTGAAAGTTTGAATATTTCGGTTTCCGCAGCCATAATACTGCACGTGCTCACTGAAAAACTCAGAAAATCAGAAAAACGCTGGCAGTTATCTGATGAAGAGAAACTGGAACTTAAAATGGAATGGACCAAAAAAAGCATTAAAAATAGCGACCAAATTATTGAGCGCTTTTTGAATCAGTAA
- a CDS encoding SIR2 family NAD-dependent protein deacylase, with protein sequence MERIVVLTGAGISAESGIKTFRDADGLWEGHDVMEVASPVGWQKNQELVLDFYNKRRRQLLEVEPNEAHKALVRLENKYDVQIITQNIDDLHERAGSSNVTHLHGELLKARSTFDENLVMDWKKDIRIGDFCEHNSQLRPHVVWFGEAVPMFEKALKITEKSDILIIIGTSMQVYPAAGLVDFAPNDIPIYFIDPKPNIHESRNLEVIPKKAVEGVPKLVERLLNQN encoded by the coding sequence ATGGAAAGAATTGTTGTTTTGACAGGAGCAGGTATAAGTGCCGAAAGTGGGATTAAAACCTTTAGGGATGCCGATGGGCTTTGGGAAGGCCACGATGTAATGGAAGTCGCTTCACCTGTAGGGTGGCAAAAAAATCAGGAACTTGTTCTGGATTTTTACAATAAACGGAGGCGACAGTTACTTGAAGTTGAGCCCAATGAAGCTCATAAGGCACTGGTACGCTTAGAAAATAAATATGATGTACAAATTATAACCCAGAATATTGATGATTTGCATGAAAGGGCTGGAAGTTCCAATGTCACACACCTGCATGGGGAATTGTTAAAAGCGCGCAGCACTTTTGACGAAAACCTTGTAATGGATTGGAAAAAAGATATCAGGATAGGTGATTTTTGCGAGCATAATTCTCAGTTAAGGCCTCATGTAGTATGGTTTGGAGAGGCGGTGCCGATGTTTGAAAAAGCTCTTAAAATCACTGAAAAAAGTGATATTCTGATTATTATTGGCACTTCTATGCAGGTTTATCCCGCTGCAGGACTGGTAGATTTTGCACCAAATGACATTCCGATCTATTTTATTGATCCCAAACCTAACATTCATGAAAGCAGAAATTTAGAAGTTATTCCTAAAAAGGCTGTTGAAGGTGTACCCAAACTGGTGGAAAGATTGTTGAACCAAAACTGA
- the purB gene encoding adenylosuccinate lyase, translating into MTSLSAISPIDGRYRSKTKKLAAYFSEEALIRYRIKVEIEYFIALYEQGLPQLQQVDPGNFEKLRELYKNFTSIDAQAVKEIEKVTNHDVKAVEYYLKEEFEKLGMSESKEFIHFGLTSQDINNTAIPLSLKDAVNEVYIPSLNALLERLKELAKEWKDIPLLARTHGQPASPTRLGKEINVFVERLEQQLKLLHQVPHAAKFGGATGNYNAHKVAYPDMDWQQFGKNFVEKSLGLHHSFPTTQIEHYDHLAALFDGLKRINNIFIDLDRDIWTYISMDYFKQKIKKGEIGSSAMPHKVNPIDFENSEGNLGIANAIFEHLSAKLPVSRLQRDLTDSTVLRNIGVPLGHTIIAFNSTLKGLNKLLLNKEKLNADLENNWAVVAEAIQTILRREGFKNPYEALKGLTRTNTKITRESISEFIDQLEVSEKIKQELRQINPQNYTGV; encoded by the coding sequence ATGACCTCTCTTTCTGCAATTTCTCCAATAGACGGCCGGTACCGGTCAAAAACCAAAAAACTGGCAGCCTATTTCAGTGAAGAAGCACTAATTCGATACAGGATAAAAGTTGAAATAGAATATTTTATAGCGCTTTATGAACAGGGACTACCCCAGCTTCAACAGGTAGATCCGGGAAATTTTGAAAAGCTTAGAGAACTTTATAAAAATTTCACCAGTATTGATGCACAGGCTGTCAAGGAGATTGAAAAAGTCACCAACCACGATGTTAAAGCAGTTGAATATTATTTAAAAGAAGAATTTGAGAAATTAGGGATGTCTGAATCAAAAGAATTCATTCATTTTGGACTCACCTCACAGGATATCAATAATACCGCTATTCCATTAAGCCTTAAAGATGCTGTAAATGAAGTTTATATCCCCTCGCTTAACGCATTGCTGGAAAGGCTTAAAGAATTGGCCAAGGAATGGAAAGACATTCCGCTTTTAGCCAGAACCCATGGTCAGCCAGCTTCACCTACGAGGCTCGGGAAAGAGATTAATGTCTTTGTGGAAAGGCTGGAACAACAGTTAAAACTATTGCACCAGGTTCCGCACGCTGCAAAATTTGGAGGGGCCACAGGTAATTACAACGCTCATAAAGTGGCCTATCCCGATATGGACTGGCAACAATTTGGGAAGAATTTTGTAGAAAAAAGCCTTGGGTTACATCACTCCTTCCCTACCACCCAAATTGAACATTACGATCATCTCGCGGCTCTTTTTGATGGCTTGAAACGTATCAATAATATTTTTATTGATCTGGATCGGGATATCTGGACCTATATTTCAATGGATTATTTCAAGCAAAAGATCAAGAAAGGGGAAATTGGATCATCAGCCATGCCTCATAAAGTCAATCCGATTGATTTTGAGAACAGCGAGGGAAATTTAGGTATTGCCAACGCTATTTTTGAACATTTATCAGCAAAACTTCCGGTTAGCCGATTACAGCGCGATCTTACTGACAGCACGGTGTTAAGAAATATTGGTGTTCCTTTGGGACATACCATTATTGCTTTTAATTCTACCTTAAAAGGATTGAATAAATTATTGCTGAATAAAGAAAAACTTAATGCCGATCTTGAAAATAACTGGGCGGTAGTAGCTGAGGCCATTCAGACTATTTTAAGAAGAGAAGGCTTCAAAAATCCTTATGAAGCATTGAAAGGCCTTACCAGGACGAATACTAAAATTACCCGCGAAAGCATTTCAGAATTTATTGATCAACTGGAGGTTTCAGAAAAAATAAAGCAAGAATTAAGACAAATAAATCCGCAGAATTACACCGGAGTATAG